A window from Opitutales bacterium encodes these proteins:
- the nhaC gene encoding Na+/H+ antiporter NhaC: protein MEPTSSSDTQPPHPLLWQALIPVVFLVAVLAVVVIWMEGDVRVPIILATVVAAFVGLAQGVRWLDMQHGIVQGIVIGLPSILILMLVGSLIGTWIAGGIVPLMIYAGLEVFSPQGFLPAAAFLCAIVSLATGSSWTTAGSVGVALVGVGTGLGVNPAMTAGAIVSGAYFGDKMSPLSDSTNLAPAVAGADLFAHIRHMFFTTGPSFLIALAGFAILGLAGAGGGADLAEVAAIQSALKENFSLSPWLWLVPMAVLVMVSFKVPAMPALFVGSVLGALSALFIEGRSFELVMGVINSGFVSETGQAMVDKLLSNGGIDSMMWTISLILCALSFGGVMERTGQLRAIGVSILAFAKGRGSLVASTGVTSIITNFLAADQYLALIFPGRMFKGAYEKMKLAPVNLSRALEDMGTLSSPLIPWNTCGVTMAGVLGVATGEYWIFALFNLINPVVSILYGFTGWTMKPAEAPKEKLPV from the coding sequence ACTGTGGTAGCCGCGTTCGTTGGTTTGGCGCAGGGTGTGCGCTGGCTGGATATGCAGCACGGTATTGTGCAGGGAATCGTGATCGGGCTGCCTTCGATTTTGATTTTGATGCTCGTGGGCTCCTTGATTGGGACTTGGATCGCAGGAGGCATTGTGCCGCTTATGATCTACGCGGGCTTGGAGGTATTTTCGCCCCAAGGATTTTTGCCCGCTGCCGCTTTTCTATGCGCGATCGTGTCGTTGGCGACGGGGAGTAGCTGGACAACGGCGGGTTCGGTGGGTGTGGCCCTTGTAGGCGTGGGGACCGGGTTGGGAGTGAATCCTGCGATGACGGCAGGGGCTATTGTATCCGGGGCCTATTTCGGTGATAAAATGTCACCCCTTTCTGACAGCACCAATCTTGCTCCCGCGGTGGCTGGGGCTGACCTCTTTGCACACATTCGGCATATGTTTTTCACGACGGGGCCGAGTTTTCTAATCGCATTGGCTGGATTTGCGATACTCGGATTGGCAGGGGCAGGTGGCGGTGCAGACTTGGCAGAAGTGGCAGCGATCCAATCGGCGCTGAAGGAGAATTTTTCATTGAGTCCCTGGCTATGGTTGGTGCCCATGGCGGTGTTGGTGATGGTGAGTTTTAAAGTGCCGGCTATGCCCGCTCTTTTTGTAGGTTCGGTTCTCGGGGCACTATCGGCCTTGTTTATCGAGGGGCGGTCTTTCGAGTTGGTCATGGGTGTGATCAATTCAGGCTTTGTTTCGGAGACTGGCCAGGCGATGGTGGATAAACTTCTTAGCAATGGCGGTATCGATAGTATGATGTGGACGATCTCGCTTATTTTGTGCGCCTTGAGCTTTGGTGGCGTGATGGAGCGCACGGGGCAACTCCGTGCTATTGGTGTCTCCATTTTGGCGTTCGCGAAAGGGCGCGGGTCTTTAGTTGCTTCGACGGGAGTGACCTCGATTATTACTAACTTCTTGGCTGCCGACCAATATCTCGCCCTCATATTTCCCGGTCGAATGTTCAAGGGTGCCTACGAGAAGATGAAGCTCGCCCCGGTTAATCTTTCTCGGGCGCTTGAAGATATGGGGACGCTCAGCTCTCCTTTGATTCCTTGGAATACCTGCGGTGTAACGATGGCTGGCGTGCTGGGGGTAGCGACGGGAGAATATTGGATCTTTGCACTCTTCAATCTGATCAATCCAGTAGTTTCAATCCTCTACGGGTTCACGGGCTGGACTATGAAGCCTGCAGAAGCACCGAAGGAAAAGCTGCCGGTTTGA
- a CDS encoding NAD(P)H-binding protein, whose amino-acid sequence MSEFEANAAKKPLVAMAGASGFVGSHLRHFLSEHYSFRALTRSAAVASTASKTDTEWRECDLYSLPKVTDALEGCKIGIYLVHSMAPSSRLMQANFEDTDVLLADNFVRAAEAVGIEHIVYLSGLMPEGVEDISPHLRSRREVEDVLRSRSVPVTVLRAGLIFGPGGSSFSMLINLVRRLPVMVLPAWATSKTQAIDIDDICRAFQHVMTAPGYRGNCYDVAGHAVMSYSELIRETARHLKTRSRHINFPLNCFALSRRWVSLFGGVPEELVGPLLESLQYDLSARPNDLLTWLEQTGTRNFQESLDRSVDANGNPKPNPRSETRIADAQAIRTARRVRSVQRMPLPEGMDAQDIAKEYGQWVTENLGGIVQARRDDEGVLRFQLLKRWTLLELTPTPFSKRHPFRCAFYITGGALAREVLPPGRFEFRIFPGIRSVIASIHGFSPTLPWYVYAYTQAIAHLWVMRWFSRHLGGLMHRPSDS is encoded by the coding sequence ATGTCAGAGTTCGAAGCGAATGCCGCAAAAAAGCCTCTAGTCGCGATGGCGGGGGCGAGTGGTTTTGTAGGAAGCCATTTGAGACATTTTTTGAGTGAGCACTATAGCTTTCGCGCACTAACGCGCAGCGCTGCCGTGGCGTCGACTGCATCGAAAACGGATACCGAATGGCGGGAGTGTGATCTGTATTCGCTGCCCAAGGTGACCGATGCCCTAGAGGGCTGTAAAATTGGGATCTACTTGGTTCACTCGATGGCGCCTTCGAGTCGACTGATGCAAGCGAATTTCGAAGACACGGATGTGCTTTTAGCAGATAATTTCGTGCGCGCAGCTGAAGCTGTGGGCATCGAGCACATCGTCTATCTCAGCGGTTTGATGCCTGAAGGCGTAGAGGACATTTCCCCGCATCTACGCAGTCGACGGGAGGTCGAAGATGTATTGAGGAGCCGCAGTGTGCCGGTGACGGTGTTGCGAGCTGGCTTGATCTTTGGACCGGGTGGGTCGTCTTTTTCGATGCTTATTAACCTGGTGCGACGTTTGCCGGTGATGGTATTACCCGCCTGGGCGACATCTAAAACCCAGGCGATCGATATCGACGACATTTGTCGTGCTTTTCAGCACGTGATGACTGCGCCAGGTTATCGAGGGAATTGTTACGATGTCGCCGGACACGCTGTGATGAGTTACAGCGAATTGATTCGTGAGACTGCTCGGCATTTGAAGACGCGCAGTCGGCATATCAATTTTCCATTGAATTGCTTTGCTCTATCGCGGCGTTGGGTGAGTCTGTTTGGTGGGGTGCCCGAAGAGTTGGTCGGACCGCTCCTGGAAAGTCTCCAATATGATCTTTCTGCGCGCCCCAATGATTTGTTGACTTGGCTAGAGCAAACGGGAACGCGCAACTTTCAGGAGTCTCTGGATCGGTCGGTTGACGCTAATGGTAACCCTAAGCCGAATCCAAGGAGCGAGACGCGTATAGCCGATGCTCAAGCGATTCGAACGGCACGCCGGGTGCGTTCAGTGCAGCGGATGCCTTTGCCTGAGGGGATGGACGCCCAGGATATCGCTAAAGAATATGGGCAATGGGTAACCGAGAATTTGGGCGGAATCGTTCAGGCGCGTCGGGATGATGAGGGTGTATTGCGGTTTCAGCTCTTGAAGCGATGGACACTGCTGGAGCTCACGCCGACCCCTTTCTCAAAGAGACACCCATTTCGCTGTGCGTTCTACATAACTGGAGGTGCCCTGGCACGGGAGGTTTTGCCGCCTGGACGTTTTGAGTTTCGGATTTTCCCTGGCATTCGCTCAGTTATTGCATCGATACATGGGTTTTCTCCGACGTTGCCTTGGTATGTTTACGCGTACA